A single window of Gossypium arboreum isolate Shixiya-1 chromosome 13, ASM2569848v2, whole genome shotgun sequence DNA harbors:
- the LOC108463194 gene encoding uncharacterized protein LOC108463194 has translation MIYPFLCGTLHHQQEDDGIWSSSPVCSPRKSKRKKDTKNPYSTRGLDQFSALLAELEEKRQKIYSQTGSQSMVRFVYKNSNDCVPVVVNLKDKKEEKTKPENTKERYVSEPINKLQTPSGSDKNMDMKVKKRFSWNSALRKPSHYIPAIIILILLILVFFGRSVAILGTCIGWYVVPTINGEGSNLRTSMKKKDYGRRQSGNKLVGGKLSFQKS, from the coding sequence ATGATTTATCCTTTTCTTTGTGGTACTCTCCATCACCAACAAGAAGATGATGGAATCTGGTCTAGCAGCCCTGTTTGTTCACCGAGAaaatcaaaaagaaagaaagacacCAAGAACCCCTACTCAACACGGGGGCTTGACCAATTTTCTGCACTTTTAGCAGAACTTGAAGAGAAAAGGCAAAAAATTTACTCACAAACGGGATCACAAAGCATGGTTCGATTCGTCTATAAGAACTCAAACGACTGTGTCCCAGTTGTGGTAAATCTGAAAGACAAGAAAGAAGAGAAAACCAAACCAGAAAACACCAAAGAAAGGTATGTTTCCGAACCCATTAATAAGCTTCAAACCCCATCAGGATCTGATAAAAACATGGATATGAAAGTGAAGAAGAGATTTTCATGGAATAGTGCTCTGAGAAAGCCTTCTCATTACATCCCAGCAATTATAATATTGATTTTGTTGATTTTGGTGTTTTTCGGAAGATCAGTTGCAATATTAGGTACTTGTATTGGATGGTATGTAGTTCCTACAATCAATGGGGAAGGATCAAATTTAAGAACAtcaatgaaaaagaaagattatGGGAGAAGACAGAGTGGAAATAAATTGGTTGGTGGGAAACTATCCTTCCAAAAGAGTTAA